A genomic stretch from Lathyrus oleraceus cultivar Zhongwan6 chromosome 2, CAAS_Psat_ZW6_1.0, whole genome shotgun sequence includes:
- the LOC127123245 gene encoding uncharacterized protein LOC127123245 yields MSDSSSSEPCNPNREDPVADSANTSHARRPKETVSGFSSAIALDEQTREGSRYVHDSIATMVTGILSGNHKVLGVSIPLNTIKPDSVVYQENIESLGKNISDDVEQTSAHKESNVDKPLDNVAGEEVHVTHDVSNNPNCEAETVDLEEFSDNELLSSVVPSIAKMVRTRREKKIVAQRSPRKKIDVPTSPNPKVAVESSLKRKVHGPTKSWSKGVPKKKKTKSVVVESDSDVPCDVPDTLWKYVYQKRLDLERELAQNVLECKEIMDLIQEAGLMKIVTQFSNFYEMLLKEFIVNVSEECVDGKSKEFRKVYVRVRKWPLNGKLVASKLSVKYAMLHKIGAANWVPTNHKSTVAVMLGKFIYAVGTKANFDYGSYIFDQTLKHAGSFSVKGPIAFPSFICGIVLNQFPNILTENDSMKKRDSHLSFNHKLFLATHVLDIAMATGQTSRVSNQPGKAAVIAMLKETCKELEARKLNLEKLISKLEMTEGDVLGEAAAAAEGAERQGEEGEADASPDDGTDDDADSESDD; encoded by the exons ATGTCTGATTCCTCTAGCTCTGAACCATGCAACCCTAACAGAGAAGATCCTGTTGCTGACTCTGCGAATACCTcacatgcaagaagacctaaagaaactgTATCAGGCTTCTCCTCAGCAATCGCGCTTGATGAACAAACCAGAGAAGGTTCCAGGTATGTTCACGATTCCATTGCCACTATGGTGACTGGAATACTATCTGGTAATCATAAAGTCCTTGGGGTTTCCATTCCCTTAAACACTATTAAACCTGATAGTGTTGTTTATCAAGAAAATATTGAGTCTTTAGGAAAGAATATCTCTGATGATGTTGAGCAAACTAGTGCTCATAAGGAGTCAAATGTTGACAAACCCTTGGATAATGTGGCTGGTGAGGAAGTTCATGTCACTCATGATGTCAGTAACAACCCTAACTGTGAGGCTGAAACAGTAGACCTGGAGGAATTTTCTGATAATGAGTTGTTGTCCTCAGTcgtccctagcatagccaaaatGGTGAGGACTAGGAGAGAAAAGAAAATAGTGGCTCAAAGGTCCCCCAGAAAGAAGATTGATGTGCCAACCTCTCCCAATCCAAAGGTGGCAGTCGAGAGTTCCCTCAAGAGGAAAGTTCATGGTCCaacaaaatcttggagcaaaggGGTGCCCAAGAAAAAGAAGACCAAGTCTGTTGTTGTTGAGTCTGACTCAGATGTTCCATGTGATGTCCCTGACACtct GTGGAAATATGTTTATCAGAAGAGGTTGGATTTGGAAAGGGAATTGGCTCAGAATGTCTTGGAATGTAAGGAGATTATGGACCTTATTCAAGAGGCTGGTTTAATGAAGATTGTGACTCAGTTCTCAAATTTCTATGAGATGTTACTAAAGGAATttattgtcaatgtgtctgaAGAATGTGTTGATGGAAAGTCTAAGGAATTCAGAAAAGTGtatgtgcgag TCAGGAAGTGGCCTCTCAATGGTAAGTTGGTGGCCAGCAAACTGAGTGTCAAGTATGCAATGCTGCACAAAATTGGAGCTGCTAACTGGGTGCCCACCAATCATAAATCTACAGTTGCTGtaatgcttggaaagttcatatatgctgttggaaccaaagccAATTTTGACTATGGATCCTATATTTTTGATCAAACTTTAAAGCATGCAGgaagcttcagtgtgaaggggcctatagcctttccttctTTCATCTGTGGTATTGTTTTGAATCAATTTCCAAACATCTTAACAGAGAATGATTCTATGAAGAAAAGAGATAGCCATTTGTCCTTCAATCATAAGTTGTTCCTAGCTACCCATGTTCTTGACATTGCCATGGCAACAGGTCAGACATCACGTGTAAGCAATCAACCAGGTAAAGCTGCTGTCATTGCAATGCTCAAAGAAACTTGCAAGGAGTTAGAGGCAAGGAAGCTCAATTTGGAAAAATTGATTAGCAAGTTGGAGATGACTGAAGGTGATGTGCTTGGTGAAGCTGCTGCTGCTGCAGAAGGAGCTGAAAGACAAGGTGAAGAGGGAGAAGCAGATGCCAGTCCTGATGATGGCACGGATGATGATGCTGACTCTGAGTCAGATGACTAG